A window of Desulfurellaceae bacterium genomic DNA:
GCATTCTCAAAATACCGGCCAAAACGTTCGGCAGTGAGCGGGGCGATGATTGGGCGTTCAAAAGCCCGCAGCAAGGCATTGTCGTGCGCGATCAATTTGGGGCTGCTCTTCCGGCTGCGGAACAGCGAAGCGCTGTATTTTTCCACGCCGGTCACCAGAAAGGCGTGGGCCAAGAGACGCAGATACTGTTGGAGGGTTGGCAGGCTGCCCCGCTCTTGCAGATGTCCCTGGAGTTTGGCCAAGCTCAGCACCTGGGCCGGCAAGGCAACAGTCGCGCCAAAGACCTGGCGTAGCAAAGCCGGCGACCCAACGGGGTGCAACTGCAACAGGTCCCTACCCAAAGCCGGTTCCACAATCGCGTCCCTCACATAGGCTCCCCAGCGTGGAATATCGGCCAACAGTGGAGCGGCACCCGGATAACAGCCGAATTCGATAAACTCTGCGACCGACTGGCCAAAGACATGCCGGGCTTCCTGATAATTCCAGTGCTCGGCGCGTATCAGCTCAAAACGCCCGGCCAGGGTTTCGGTCAAGCCTTTTTCAACAAGCAGCGCCGAAGAGCCAGCCACAATAACTTTGATGCCCGTTCCCCGGTCCCAGGCCGCTTTGAGCGCCGGAGCCCAGTTGGTAATTTTCTGGACTTCATCAACGGCTAAAATCCGCGCTGGGGCGCGCTCGGCCTCAGCCCACCATTCCGCTATGACCTCGGCCGGCAGCGGGGTCGGATAATCCGCGGAATGATAGACCCCGCGCTGACCGAGCGCCGCCCGGAGGGCCGTCGTCTTTCCAACCTGACGTGGCCCGACAAGGACTTGGATATACGGCTGTTTTTCGGCCAGACGGTCTTGAATAATTTTGACAAGAAGACGATTTCTTTCAGCCATTTTGGGAGCTTAGCCCACTAATGACAATTTATAAAGTCTATTTTACGGATAATGGTCAGCTGTCCAGTCCCCACTTGAGGGTGCTGGCCGACTTTGCCCCTGCTTGTCGGTGTTTGAACAGCGCAATGGCGGCGTTCGATGGCACACAACCGCCACGCGCAAAGACTGGCACTGGGGCAGGCAAAGTTATCATCTTGCCTATCCTCCGAGATCATTTGACATGAGGTTGACCTCTTCCAGCCCGCGCCTCGGTGGAGAGGTCCTTCGTCAGATATTCTACCTCAGCTAACTCGCAGGCCACACGAATCCGGTATTCATACGGTCCGATCTGGCCGTCTGTGTCATAGATCACCACGGCGTTGTTCTTTGCCCGTGACATGCGCAAAGAACAACGCCTGCTGCACGCTGTCAAGGCTCGACCGCTTGTCAAGCCCGCCCTCATACACTCGCTCCTCCGTCTCACAATCTACGACCACATAGGCAGAGCCCGTTGGGTAGTCGTAGACGTGACGAACCTCCCGCTGTCCGCCGACCTGGGTGCAAAACGCATCATTCGCGTCTCTTTCGTTCGGGAACCCGGCCGCGAGCATCAGCACGAAAAACGGAGCAAGCAGCATGAAACCGAGGCATGGTAATCTGCTTCATCGACAGGCGTACAGGGAGGAATTATCGACCTGCATTATGGCCCGCACGCCCTTGGATGCTCGGTACAAATGGTCAGGAGCCAGAACCGGAGAGCCAGCGCGTTAAACGCATCCGCACCGGCATCGACAAAGTACAGCAGCTCTCTGTCACAGACAGAGAGGAAGAGGCTCAGGGGCTGATCGGCCTCCCAGCACGTGACGCCTTGTGGTGTGACGCCTGTCACATGCCGCCGGACCTGCTGCAACCAGTCGTGCGTGGGCGGATTGTCCATACCGCACCCCCGACCTCCTGCGCCACTCTCGAACACACTGAACACGATGACTTCCTGCCGTTTGAGCTGCATGAGTTCCTTGAACAAGACGATCGTCTTGGCCCGATACTGTCTGACCTGTTCGTTCTGCTGGGCCAGCGTGAGGGTGCGGCTCCCGTCAATCGGGGTTGGCGTACTAGCTTGGCCGACCTCGGTCTGAGAGGCAGATGGATTGGCTGGGGGCACGTCTCTCTGAAGGGCTAGCGGAGCATCTTCCTCCAGCCAAATGACTGACGTGCCACCCGTGATAAATCCTGCAAGAAGAAGGAAAAAGAGACCTCGACTGATCGTCTGGGGCATCGAGCGGACTTTCCTTTTTCCACCCGATAGATACAATCAGTCTGTCCAGTACTGCTCCAATCGTATCATCGAGCGGTGTCTGGGTCCTGCGTCGAACTTGCACTTCGGCGCAGGACACGTTGGGACATCAGCGCTGCTTCCCGGATATCCCTCCCTCCTCTGAGAACACGGAATGCCGGGCCGTGTCAACTGCACAACAGTACCAGCAACTCCAAGCCATGGTCGCCCGGGTCCAGGCCGTACAGTGGCCGGCTGACCTACGCCATGCACCACTCCCAGCTCATCGCCGGCGGGCTTCTACGGCCCAAACCCCACCCATCTGCAGGACGATTTGGAACTCGACATCGTAGGCATCAGTGCCTATGCCTATTTCCCACTCACGGATGCTGTGCCCACGACGGTCCTCAGCGTCGCCGCCCTCCAAGCGAGTTACGAGCAGATCTTTCAGGACTATCTCCTGCCGCTGGCCGCCCGCAATCCGGATCGGCCCCTTGTGTTTCTCGAATATGGCGCGATGGAGGCGGTTGCAGCGCCCTATGATCAGAGTGTTTCGTTCCTCCAACCCTATGTCTTTTCTGACGCGAACGGGAACGGGAAAGACGACGGATGGGAAACCCAGGCCAATATGTACCAGGCCCTGCTCAACACCATGGCGCAGCACCCAGGCGTCTTAAATGGCGTCTTCTTCTGGGGGAATTGGCTAGAGCCTTTTACGTTAGGCTGTAGCCAAACCGTTCCGCTCTCGTCATGCCGGACGTGATCCGGCATCCAGCGGCGGGGGGCTCGGAGGCTGGATGCCTGCTTGCGCAGGAATGACAGGCAGCTACACAGGATCGTAATTTGCTCTAGCCAGCGATGCGATGTGGGACCAATATGGCTGGAAAGATGATCTTCGCTCTTACGGTATCCGGGGCAAGTTGGCCGAGGAGGTCGTGCGGTCGGCTTATGAGTCCTACAAGCAGCAGTAGCGGTCTTGATGTGAAATTCGCGCTAATCGGCGTTCGGGCTGGCTAAGGCGTCCAGGATGAAGGCGTACTCGAAGGCGATTTCTTTCAGCAGGTCGTAGCGGCCCGAAGCGCCGCCGTGGCCGGCCCCCATGTTGGTCTTCAGCACCAGACGCGTGTCGTCGGTTTTGGTCGCCCGCAGCTTGGCCGTCCATTTGGCCGGCTCCCAGTACTGGACCCGGGGATCGTTCAGCCCGGCCGTGATCAGCAGGTGCGGGTATGGCTGGGCTGCCACATTGTCGTACGGCGAATACGACAGCATGTAGTCGTAGTAGGCCTTGAGCCGGGGGTTGCCCCACTCCTCATACTCACCGACCGTGAGCGGAATGGATTCGTCCAGCATGGTCGTGACGACATCGACAAACGGCACCTGAGCCACCGCCACCGCCGCCAGACGCGGGGCCATGTTGATAACCGCCCCGATCAGCAGACCGCCGGCACTGCCGCCCATGATGGCCAGCCGCCGGCTGGAGGTATAGTTTTCGGCGATCAGGGTCTGGCCGCAGGCGATGAAGTCGGTGAAGGTGTGTTTCTTGTGCAACATCTTGCCCTGCTCATACCACTCGCGGCCCATCTCTTCGCCGCCCCGAATGTGGGCCAGGGCATACACAAAGCCCCGGTCGAGCAGGCTCAGCCGATTGCTGGAAAACCAGGGGTCGAGGCTGGAGCCGTAGGAACCGTAGCCGTACAGCAGGCAGGGGTGGGAGCCGTCACGACGAAAGCCGGTTTTGTAGACCAGGGAGATCGGGATACGGGTGCCGTCCTGAGCCGTGGTAAACACCCGCTCGGAGCGGTAGGCGGCGGGGTCGAAATCGCCCAACACCGGCTTTTGCTTGCGCAGGGTCCGGATGCCCTGGGCCATATCGTAATCGAACACCGAGTCGGGCGTGGTCAGCGACATATAGGTAAAGCGCAGCGTGTGGGTGTCAAACTCCGGGTTCTCGGCCTGGGCGTAGGTATAGACCGGCTCAGGAAAAGACACCGGCCGGTCCTGGCCGCTGGCAAAATGGTGGACGCGCAGACTGCGCAGCCCGTTCTCACGCTCGTACAAGACCAGATAGTCGGCAAAGACATCCATGTCGTCGAGCTTGACCGCTGTCCGGTGGGGCACGACTTCGCGCCAGTTTCTCCTGGCCGGATCCTTGGCCGGGGCGGTCACCAGCCGGCCGTTCTTGGCTGCGGCGTTGGTCAGGATATACAGCAGCCCATCCCGGTGTTCGACGTGGTAGCGCAGGCCGGTCTGGCGCGGCTGAATGAGTCGAAAGCGCCTATCAGGCGCGTCCGCAGACAGCAGCCAGACCTCGCTGGTCTCGATGCTGTCGATTGACAGCACGAGGTAGGCCCGATCCTTGGTTTTATACAGGTGGACCCGGTACAGCTCATCGGCCTCGTGGTACAGCTCGCTATCCTCGGCCGGGTCGCTGCCCAGCCGGTGGCGGTACACCTTGTGGGGGCGCTTGGCCGTGTCCTGGGTGGTGTACAACAAAGTCCGGTTATCGTTGGCCCACTCGACCGCATAGCTGGTGTTGGGAATCCGATCCGCCAACAGCGCACCGCTGCTCAGGTCCTTGACGTACACCGTATAGTCTTCCGAGCCGGTGGTATCGAGCGAGTAGGCCAGCAGGCGGTGGTCGGGGCTTATCTCGTACACCCCCAGCCGCAGGTAGTCGTGGCCCTCGGCCTCGGCGTTCAGGTCGAGCAGGATCGCCTCCTCAGCCTTTGGGCGGTCAGACTTGCGGCAATATATCGGATACTGCCGGCCCTCTTCGGTCCGCGAGTAGTACAGGAAGGCGCCCAGTTTTACCGGCACGGCCAGATCGGTCTCCTGGATGCGGCCCAGCAGCTCGGTGTAGAGGCTGTCTTGCAGCTCGGTCGTATGCGCCATGACCGCCTCGGTATAGGCGTTTTCGGCTTCCAGATAGCTGATGACCGCAGGATTGCCCTTTTCCCGCAGCCAGTAGTAGGGGTCGATCCGGGTATGGCCATGAACGGTCAGTTTGTGATGAATCGGGGTTGCCTTCGGCGGGCTGGGGGCGGGCATGCGGGCTCCTGTTAGGACGAGGACGCAGAAGAGGCAGATGATACTGGGGATGGGCTGGGCGTCGGCTCCTCGTCTTGCTCCTCGTCTTGCTCCTCCTCGGTCCGCCCCGACCCGCCTTCGTGGCGGACCATGTAGATGCCGCTGGCGATGATCAGCGCGCCGCCGGCCAACACGCCGCTGCTCGGCACGTCGCCCCACAGCCAGTAACCCAGGGCCATAGCCCAGACCAGACCGGTGTATTCAAACGGCGCGATGAGCGAAACTTCGCCGTAGCGAAACGCCTGGGCCAGCAGCCAGTGGGCGGCAACCCCGATGAGGCCGGTGAGCAGAAAGAGCGGCACGTGGCCGAGAGCGATGGGCGTCCAGCCGGCGGCGGCAAACGGCAGGGTCGCAACCGCACTGATGGCCATGTAGTAGAACAGAATCCGGGTGCTCGGCTCGTGCTGGCTGAGACGCCGGGCGACCAGGCTGGTCACCGCCCAGACCACCGCGGCCAACAGGGCAATGAGGGCGGCAAAACTGAAGCCCAGGCTGGCCGGCGACAGCACGATCAGCACGCCCACAAACCCGCCGATCACGGCCACCCAGCGCGAGCGGGAAACCCGCTCGCCCAGAAAGATGCGACCGAACAGGGTCATGAACAGGGGCGCGCCAAACACCAGGGTGTAGGCGTTGGCCAACGAGATGGAACGCAGGGCGACGATGAACAGCAGCCACGACACCAACATCAGCACCGAGCGAACCGTGTGGGCGAACAGGTAGGAGGTCGCCAGCCCCCGGCGCCCCTGCTCCCACACCACCAGCACTAGCGCCGGCCCCACGCCCAGCAGCGCCCGCAGAAACACAATCTGGACGGCCGGATAGTGCGGCACCAGCCACTTTGCCGCCGCGTCGCTGACCGACAGCAGGGCGATAGTCGCCAGCATGTAGCAGACAGCCTTGAAGGGCGCGTTGATCATCGTCGGGGCTTATCCATTCTCGTGCTGTTTGCGCTGGCGGTATTTTTCGACCATATACGAGCCGGCGGCCACCCCGCCACCGTCAACCACCAGGACCGTGCCGGTAATGAAGCTTGAGTCGGGCGAGGCCAGAAACAGGGCCGCGTGGGCAATTTCTTCAACCTGACCGAGACGGGCGATGGGCATGTGCTGGGCGCGCTCGCGCAGGGCGTGCGGCGGCCAGGTTTTCAGCAGCTCGGTTTCAATCGGGCCGGGTGCGATGGCGTTGACGGTGATGCCGTAGTCGGCC
This region includes:
- a CDS encoding ATP-binding protein, which gives rise to MAERNRLLVKIIQDRLAEKQPYIQVLVGPRQVGKTTALRAALGQRGVYHSADYPTPLPAEVIAEWWAEAERAPARILAVDEVQKITNWAPALKAAWDRGTGIKVIVAGSSALLVEKGLTETLAGRFELIRAEHWNYQEARHVFGQSVAEFIEFGCYPGAAPLLADIPRWGAYVRDAIVEPALGRDLLQLHPVGSPALLRQVFGATVALPAQVLSLAKLQGHLQERGSLPTLQQYLRLLAHAFLVTGVEKYSASLFRSRKSSPKLIAHDNALLRAFERPIIAPLTAERFGRYFENAVGARFIEAGWETFYWRHRHHEVDFVVIGPLNQRYAVEVKTAPTDLKGLSGVFAFCKLHPDFAPRLVSLHDQQLAGVETLTVAEVLSLNRLSQEHAV
- a CDS encoding S9 family peptidase, which produces MPAPSPPKATPIHHKLTVHGHTRIDPYYWLREKGNPAVISYLEAENAYTEAVMAHTTELQDSLYTELLGRIQETDLAVPVKLGAFLYYSRTEEGRQYPIYCRKSDRPKAEEAILLDLNAEAEGHDYLRLGVYEISPDHRLLAYSLDTTGSEDYTVYVKDLSSGALLADRIPNTSYAVEWANDNRTLLYTTQDTAKRPHKVYRHRLGSDPAEDSELYHEADELYRVHLYKTKDRAYLVLSIDSIETSEVWLLSADAPDRRFRLIQPRQTGLRYHVEHRDGLLYILTNAAAKNGRLVTAPAKDPARRNWREVVPHRTAVKLDDMDVFADYLVLYERENGLRSLRVHHFASGQDRPVSFPEPVYTYAQAENPEFDTHTLRFTYMSLTTPDSVFDYDMAQGIRTLRKQKPVLGDFDPAAYRSERVFTTAQDGTRIPISLVYKTGFRRDGSHPCLLYGYGSYGSSLDPWFSSNRLSLLDRGFVYALAHIRGGEEMGREWYEQGKMLHKKHTFTDFIACGQTLIAENYTSSRRLAIMGGSAGGLLIGAVINMAPRLAAVAVAQVPFVDVVTTMLDESIPLTVGEYEEWGNPRLKAYYDYMLSYSPYDNVAAQPYPHLLITAGLNDPRVQYWEPAKWTAKLRATKTDDTRLVLKTNMGAGHGGASGRYDLLKEIAFEYAFILDALASPNAD
- a CDS encoding DMT family transporter, producing MINAPFKAVCYMLATIALLSVSDAAAKWLVPHYPAVQIVFLRALLGVGPALVLVVWEQGRRGLATSYLFAHTVRSVLMLVSWLLFIVALRSISLANAYTLVFGAPLFMTLFGRIFLGERVSRSRWVAVIGGFVGVLIVLSPASLGFSFAALIALLAAVVWAVTSLVARRLSQHEPSTRILFYYMAISAVATLPFAAAGWTPIALGHVPLFLLTGLIGVAAHWLLAQAFRYGEVSLIAPFEYTGLVWAMALGYWLWGDVPSSGVLAGGALIIASGIYMVRHEGGSGRTEEEQDEEQDEEPTPSPSPVSSASSASSS